CAACACGCCACGCCCCAATGGGCGCTTGAAAAGTCTTATTAGTTGGAAGGTAAAATAGAAACATCATTGTATATTCTATAATCCTACACGAAGTTTGACCAGTGCTATTTTCGACTATAAGCTTATAAAATAACTGTAGCTTGCAGATTAGCAAAGCAGCCGTacctcaagaaaaaaaaaagaaaaaaagaaaaaagaaacgaGAAACAAAATTGTGGCACAAGGCTACCATACAATCTGGCTAGTAAACtagttgtattaaaaaaatcttaaacttttttttcttggttacaTCTGTAGAGGTTATAGGCCCAGAAGTACGTATCTGTAAAGTATATTGGTAAATGGATAATTGAAGTCTGATCATGATTAACTAAGAAGATAGTTCGAGGACGAATACTCCCTCGACCAAGCAAGGCCGAGGTCAGAAGGTACGGTTTGATACCAAGAGCAACGTCCCGGACGATCCCACTGATGAGGATAAGTATCCAGAAGGAACAAGACAAAAGAAGGCCATGAAATATCTCAAGGGAAAGCTGCTATCATCGCATTAAATGACCTACAGCAAAATCTCTGACCGCATCAATgtagaagtgatacctgaatagaggttttcaaccttacagctactacacAAAGACTTTAGGAAGGTGCTGATAGGACAAAGATCAACACCAAATGTCTGGTCTACACATGGAAGGTGAGGACGAAAGGAGAAGAAAGTATAAAGGAAGAAGGGGGCAATGATCGAGggggattgaaaaaaaaaaaaaaaaaaaaaactgtaataaTCAAGAACCAAAGttgtaatcaaacttgtgagaaatatataagaactgatcttcTCAGACCTTGCCGAGGATgattttctttactttaaatcaatatatCTTCGTGTTCTTATCATTGGAGCCTACTTTATTGGTTGTTCAACTCATTTTAGCCaaattttccaactcactctctataaattcattattttggacTTGTTGGACCTAAGTCCATCCATTTTTTGGACCTGGAACTCAAACCCAGTCCTTACAACATCCATAATTGAGTTTAGAGATTTAATCTCCGTCAGAAACACCAAATATTGCCAACCAATtgaattatgaattattttttttaagcatttagaagtttatttatttgaggaTGTTCTTGAGATTTTTGATTTTGACCAACTaaatacctattaatatattGTGAAGCCATTGGTGTTCAAATCTCCACTCtccaatataattaaattattaaaaaatttatattgtgaaatttattataataattaataaatacttgaaagttgaaaccaagatactaacaaaataaatcattatATGAAATACCCTATCGCTCCTCCATGTATCTTGTTACATCAAAGACCAGTAGATATCCCAGTGTCCATTTTGcgtagaaactagaaagtagCAATATCTATTCTGTTGTAATTGTGAATCCAACAtaatggaattaaaaaaaaaaaaaaaaaaaaaaaaaaaaaaaaaagaaaaaagagaatagGATTTCTGAATAACAACCCAAAATGAACGACTTCCAGTGAATTAATCACAATGAAAGcagatgaaagttcaaatagtaaaaagaaacttaaaatttacaaattgtaagaatttcattccattcaagGATAGTAATGCACTGAACTAATGTAACAAACAATTTGTCGCAATTCTCactaattcaaaatcaaacaggAACTCCATACTCCGCAATTGTCACAGACAATCACTAATACTGAATCAAACATGTCTTGTAAGTTTACAACCCAAGCAATTTGGTTAAATTCCAGAACTCAAACACCCATGCGAAACACTAACACCCCAACTGTTCCATTAGATTAAAGATAGTCACGAGTTTATGAATTTTCCATTTCCCTCTCTAATTTAACCGAAAACCATaacaatttaataaataaattttttaaaaaaagaaacagaaatttTGATCAAAACCCAATACTCCTACCTACCCAAAAAATATACAtttacccccccccccacaaacaACCATCCAAAGTCCAAtaacacacaaaacaaaacaaaaccccaaTCCACCCAACACCCAAATGAAAGCAACCTAAAATCCATCACCTCCTCCGCCTCCGATCCGCGGCGTACTGCGACAGCGGCACGACTTCAGAAAGCGGCGTCGACAGCGGCGTTGGCAGCGGCGAGTTTCGACAAACCGGGCACGACCCATTTAGCTTCAACCAAGCATCGATGCACAGCAAGTGAAAGTAGTGGCGACACTCAGGCATCATCCTCAGCATCTCGGCTTCCTTGTACTCGCACAAACAGATCGAACACGTCGTGTTATTAGTATTACCGCCAACACTCCTAGTGTACTGAAACTTGGGGTACGAATTAATTACATTCTGGTCGAGCCCAACGACGGCGTTTTCGTCGTCGCGTTGGTCTTCGTCTTCATCCTCGGCGACAAAGATTATGCGAGGGACAATAATACCTTCTTCGTTGATGttgttggtgttgttgttgataTTGTTGTGGTGGTTTTGAGAGCGGCGAGAGCGAGAGACACGGCAGCAGAGGTAGGAGGAGAGGAGGAGAGCAGAGAGTAGTACGAGGAAGCCGAGAGTGATGGCGATGGCGTAGCCGAGGCCGAGGTTGGTGAGGTAGTTTGTGGTAGTTGGGGGAGTGATGCTGGGGGGAGTGGAGGTGGACATTGAGAGAggaaaggaagaggaagagatttatTAGCCATTTGTGAGGGTGAAAAAGAGAGGGGAATTAGgggtgagatttttttttgggaaggatGGGTGGGTGAGTATTCCAGCTGCTGCATTTAATTCTCTTTAGGGTTGGGGAACGCAAGAGGACTATAGTCTATAAGgagcatttatttttcttttcttttaaggaTTGAGGAGGGGggaggtttttttattttttattttttatttttatctttgtgGCCTTGTAGAAAACTTTTACCATACCACACCTTTGTAGCAAATAGCTTTCTTAGCTTCTTGTCATGATTGAGCATGGCACTTACACTATTAACCACCAAAATTATGCAATCAATATCCACTAGTAACAATAGCAAACCAATCAttccatattaaaataatttttagccAACAAAAGGACTAAAAGTTGCTTCCTAATCCACATGCCCATGAAACAAAAGGACTAAAAGTTGCAAACCAATACCCATTATAATGATCTCAAAACCTACAAACTAGACGCCAAATAGTCTGATAAATACCAAAATGCCAAATTGTCCAAATAGAAAAGCataaattctaacaaaaatgcACCTACATAATCAAAATTGGTTTAAATAGTTGTCAAAGAAGTTCTGCAGCCATTGTCTACGGAGCTTGTCATTTTTCAACATGAATGACCTTGCTTGTTTTTCATCCCCATTCAAATGGTCAAATGCAGATGCAAgcatattttcttcaaatccatCCATCTTCATAACTTCTTCATAAAGACTACCAAAATTTAGCTGATTTTCAGAAATCTTTTCTATTGCAGAAGCAACCTTACCAAGTTGTATGGACAAATCTTGGTAAACAACATCTTCAATCATAGTAGCATGACTTCGTTTCCTGTGAGACCTTGTTTCATTTGAGGCCACATGTGAGGGATCAACTTGCTTCTTTTTGGATATGTCATCAACATCAGCATCAACAAGCGGAGGTGAGTCATCCAATGCTTCTACACCTATATCACCTACTCCCTTGGAAAAACCTCCTGTAGCCATATCCTTACCCACAACCAAAGCCATCTCATCAAACATCTCAATTTTCTTGTTTAGAAATTGTGCATGATTTGGATGTGCCTgtgtaaagaaaggaaaagaaacaattaaaaaaaaaaaaagaaagaaaggaatagAGCCAAAAACTAATATGAGAGCAATAagaataatgaaaaattttaaactttacaATGATACAGACTAAAAAGTTTctacctataaaataaaaataataaaagtttctTACCTCGACTTCTTCATCATACACTGTCCTATCACAGGTGATCATTTTCAAATCATCATTCCATCCAAACCCACTTTTCTTATTACGAAGTAATGCAATTGTATTCCAATTGGTTTTAAGTGTTTTAAAGCGATGTTCCACATGCTTTGGAGTACATTCAGTCATAAATTTCTCAGTAATTGCTTCAGCTACTTTAGCATATGATGCATGTTTAAATGTGTTGGATTGCTTGTTTCCATGAAGAGCCTCATCTGCAAGTATCTCAAGTAATAAATTCTGCATTGGTTGTGACCACCTGAAGTTGGTCTTGGTGTCCTTGACCTTCTGAGTATCCTTTTTATTTCCCATTGCAATTCTATTACAATGATAttcacaagaaaaatgagacaaaatgaaagaagaatataaataatattcaatacAAAATATGAACTAGGGTTGTGCatgccaaacaaaaataattgtaacaTAAAAGTCTTGATaatatgaaaccaaaaaaaaatccaatacacAACCAACTAATATAAAGAGTATGAAATCACTCCATAGCATTATAATCCTCCCACATATTACGACAGATATCATCTCGTATTTGAACccattctctattttcttcttggACTTCCCTTTGTGATTGTTGGACTCTTCTACTTGTACTGTCATTTGCAAGTGGACTACCACGAAGCCCATTGTTCATAATTGAGTCTAAAGGGTCAACTCCTATGATATGATTGTGAATTATGCAACAAGCTAAGACTACATCCACTTGTGTTGGGAATGACCAAAAAGGTTCTGCATCTAACACACGGAAACGTTTCttcaaaaccccaaaacaaCGCTCAATGCTAGTGCGTAAAGAAGAATGGCGAAGATTGAATAATTCTTTGTCATTTCTTGGCGGGTTATCACTAAACTCTTTCAAATGGTAACGAACACCACGATAAGGGGATATAATTCCTTTCCGAACTCCATAACCAGCATcaccaagataatatttacctacACGTTCATAatcagaaggaaaaaaaatcactccAAAAGCTATTATCcataataaaatcactttcTATTCCTATAATACCTTCAGGAATTTTTAATCCTCTTGGCCTAGAGAGTGCATCATTTAAGACACGTGAATCATGGGCACTTCCTTCCCAACCAGCTAATACATAAGTGAATTTTAAGCCAAAGGTAGCAGCAGCGAGGACATTTTGTGTTGTTCCATCCTTTCTGCCGCGAAACCTTCCTTGTATTTGAATTGGAACAGATGCACGAACATGAGTTCCATCAATAGCTCCCACACAATCCTAATTACGACCAATATAAGTTACATTTATCTTATAtctttatatgtatataaaaaaaagaggaaaataaaagCCTATGGAATTTACCTTAAAATAGGAGTTAAACCTGCTGCTATTTCTTATCTCCAAGGGTGTATCTTTGTCAGGCTCTCTAATCATGTGTTTGTATAATTGCAAAATAGCTCTAAGGACATGCCTAAAGTATCGGTGCACTGTCTCAACTGATCTATAAAACCTCCCACCAACAACTCGAAACCTCACATCATGTCCAATAGtgtgtaaaaaaattaacacttgTTCTTTAATGGACATATGAATGGTCTCTTGAAGTAGATTATTCTCACTCAAAATTTTGCATAGCGCATAAAAAGCAATAGGTCTCATCCTTATATGATGGAGACAACGCATATCACCTCTACAAAGAATATCATTCATATATGTCTCTCTTTCATACTCTCGATTAACATGAGGTTCTCTAGGCATAATTCTTCTAGATCATAGTCCTTTCAAAAGAACAACACCCAAAGCAATAACAGATGTAGCTGCCCCATTATGGCAGCAGGAAGTGATGGGTTATCCATCtatatttctccaaaaaaaaaaaatgatgagtatGAATTAAATGTGTACTTAAAGAAAGCATTCATATATATAGGTACATCGAGAAAtcacttcataaaaaaaattaacactttaAGTTTGATGAGACAAAACTATAAGGTAACAACATCATCACTCCATAAATACTAGAAACCAATGGTGGCTCTAGGAAGCCACAGTTACAAGACTTTTGGCtgtcaaatttgtaatttactaATATAATTAGCCAAACTATTAATCTATTAACCAAACTACTAATATATAAGATATTCTATTCATCCCTAGCACAGAGTTGAAACTATTAATAACATTAcatgtattatatttatatacattcaAAGGCCTTCAAAAAGTAAcgtttatttcattaaaaaatatatatatatatattaaggtttGAAATGGTAGCAGGcattcaacttttttttgagaaagtagcCGGTATTAAACTAGTCTAAAACAcgtttttcaaaactaaaatacaTGTCAAAGTAACATGAAAACAGGTGTGTGGCtgtggaatttttttgtttaaaaaaatataaaatatctcATCTCTATCTCATCCCCACACAATGACACAATAAGTAACACAAATACGTTGATCTCTTCGAAGCTGTCTTTCTCCGTCCTCTTTGTCtctgtttctgtttttttttttttttttttttttttttttaggatctCACCTCTTAGTCTCTCATACAACAAGTAGATTAGAGCACACATCTCTTCCTCTATAACCTTTCTTCCTAAGCAAACTGATCTATCAATGGTAGATCTAACATCTATCTAAGGTTTGAGCTTTTGGTGAAGATGAACTAGCCCAGCCACCTTTTTAGTGATGATTTCTGTGTGAGGAACCATGAGAACCGTaaggtttgagtttttttttagggtgttcTTAATTGACAAGGTAATAGATGGTGAAGGAGGGACGTTTGCCCTTAAAAACAATCTATTTCTGGACCACGTTTTGACTGGCTTACAAACACTCTGTTTCTGGACCGAGAAACAGAGCATTGCTcctaacaaaaacaacaacaacaacaacaacaactggCTTACAAGCACTCTGTTTCTGGACCGAGAAACAGAGCATTGCTCCTaacgaaaacaacaacaacaacaacaacaacaacaacaacaaaatctttaataattttaattcccTACACATTGAGAGAGGATTCTAATATGACtaacatgaaaatatatatggaCAAAACCTCCTCTTCTATATCTCTATCATGGCTGGACACATAGGCCTGAATATATAGAAAAGATACGTGCCAAGAGCCAAATAGTCATTAAATCACAGGTTTATTTCCAACGtgatttttgatgtttttgtaTACAAAACGTTTGACAATAATCACAGTGACATATAATTGAATAATGGCTACCATTGAAGATCTGGATAGTAAACCGTGTGAGCATAATTGAAACCAAGAACCTTACCGTGGGAATACTGCAAGGAACAGTTGTTGACCGTGGGAGACAGATAGAGAGAGAtctgtgaaaactgaaaagaggagAGACCAGAGGGGGAGAGACAGTGAGAAtatgagaggagagaaaaagcaaagagaAGGGAGAAAACTGAGAGCTTACCGTGAGACTGTGAGACAGAGGCGCCAAAATAGTTGTTTCCCGCGGCTGCAgagggtaaagaaaaaaataatatttataggagatgtGATGCGTGacagagagattgttttccaaaaaaaaaaaaaaattggaaaacattccatagaaaataagccttgtttttattagggttttccattgactaaagatagttttccgttgactaattttttttttatgctaccaaacactggaaaatatGGAAAACTATCTATATAGATAGTTTTCTggtgaaacaaacagagcgttagAGCATCCGCAAGTGgaattatatttttaactcattaatactataaaaaattattttatttattttattttacaaaacatctaGTAAATGTAAatctattttagttttcaatacaataaaataatacatcacactaaaaaaaaaaccacaaacctATCAAATGCATAATCCACAACTGCCCAACAACTAGGAAGCCAAGAACAACCGCCCACAACCActgtcaaaaatccaaattagcCAAAAACTAACACACAAATCAACCATCAACATAGAGACGGAGAAACCCACGAAACCATCAACCACAAAAACAGAGAAACCCAACCACCATTCATCAACCATCAACAAACCCCATTCATCAAtcatcaacaaaatcaaaacccattcatcaaaataaaaatagaacccATCAACATAAAACCCAGTCACGGTGACAACATCGTTTTGTCAATCACGAcgacaaaatcaaaacccagcaCCGACTATCATGGGTCTTGGTGTTTGAGACAGAGAAAGATTGAGAGACAGAGTAGAGGAAAAATGAGATAGCAGAGAGATAGGGCAGAGAACGAAGAGATCAATTGGCGTTGTCGGCGCTGGGCAGGGACTTGGGTTGGTGACGAGTGGAGGAATTGAACCTTGCAACGGGAAGAAATGAAGAGTGTGAGGACCGATTAAGGGGAGAGAGGAGCAATGGGTAGAAATGgggaaggaggagaaagaaaaaaaattaaaatattctaaCCATCGGTgtgaacacaaaataaaataatatatatatatatatatatatatatatatttaacctTTGAGCTATAGTGCACAGTTATCTTTAGCTGTGCACTATAGCTGAGAAGCCAAATTTTTTGGCTATAGCTCCATTGCTACAActccaattttaagtattagtggtgctaaaaatagtaatataaccATTTAGCACCATTATTGCTAATGCTCTTACTAGTAATACTATTCAATGGAATTGGTAAATGGACTATAGATGATTTGACTCATTTGAATCCTAAATCCTAAGTTTTCGAGTGCCCTAAGCACAACAGTTATAGTCTGTTTAGATTacggcggggggggggggggggagagtaAAGTTGATAGGAAATTAGCTTAATTTTCTGGCAACTTTATTATACTCACATTCTCTttcctcaatccaaatggactcTTAGCCTTTGTTTGGAAGGTGAGAATGGAATGGTTATGAAAAAACACTAATTCCTTCATTTTTcctcaaaacctcaaatttttgttccccCTAAAATTGGGATGAATGGGagggaatgggagggaatgaacttaggtttaatgattttttttttaaactcctAAAATACCCCTTCAATCTCAACCCTTTTTCCATATCACGACACCTTTTTTTCTCAACCAGCCgtaatacatacatacatacatacatacatacatacatacatacatatatatatatatatatatatataccataagGGGGATAGTAGTCACAGGGTTGGAAGTAGGAAAGGAAAGataggaaaatgaaaagaaaaagagatgatCTCTACGAAAGGGACATCCCCCCTTTATAGGCAAAATAAAACACTATTTAAGTAGTGAATAGTGAATAGTGAATAGTAAAACAGTTTTAACAAGGAATCAAAATAGCTTTAACTTTAGCAAGGAATCTGGAGCTTTTGAGCAGTTTTTAGCAGGAGCAGTAGTTTTGGCTACTTGTGCCGACAGTGCTAATTGTCCCTTAAATCTAGCGTGGAAGCTTCATCATGGccaaataactcctaattgtaGGGGTAATAAGGCTTAGTGTTAGCAACAAAGACTTCTGAGGATGCCGCTAAGTTTTggccttcttcttcctcttttgaGTTAGCATTTGCAgcagcttcttcttcatcctTCCACTGCTGTTTGAGGAGGGCAATTAGGGTTGTTTTGCTGAGACCATCAAAAGCagacttcttctttttggtCTTAGCAGAAGGTTTAGCAAGACTTAGTAGTGGATGTGGTAGCAGGTGCATTTGCTGTGAGTTGAGGTACAGCTGTTTGCATTGGAGATTGGGCTTTAGCATAGGAAATTTCATTAGCAGCTGGGAATTCCTGGGTAACATTGTCAATTACATTTTGGGTGTGGAAAAACTTATCCCACCACTTAACAAACCAATGGCGAGTAAGAACATCACCTTCTTTAACATATTGCCATTTCAAAATCCAAGGGACCttgtattttttaacaaaatggaGTGAAGCTAGAAACTTAGCACCATGAGAATCAACTTTAAAAACACATGCGAAATACTTGAAGGAACCTATTAGTGGTCTTGGAAATATTTCAGTAACAGGGCCAAATTGGGTCCACCAATGGTTGAACCAAAGAGGCAAATGAGCATtgaaatttttatcaaaattaacaaaccaaGAATGGGTCATATCTTTGTGgccttgggcttgggcttgggcttgggcttgggtgAAGCATGAATCTAAAGCAAGCAGTGGTATAATCATGATAGGAATAAGGAATAAGAGAATTTGGTAACATTTTAGTGGCGGCAGGGCTGGAGCCCCACTTCTCTTCAAAAATAATATCAAGTAGCAAAACACTGTGGTAAATAATTATTGAAGGATTGGCTTTATCAAGTATGGGTTTAATAAGGATTGATTTCTCAAAATGCAGGATAGCATAGTAATATCTTAAATCTTTCTCACCATGCTCAAGAATCCAATGGAAATTTCGAGAAAAGTAGCTTTTAGCAAGTTTCAGAGTATCACTAATAGAAGCTTTATTGGGCTCAATAGAAAATAGGTTTTGGTAGTATTGCTTTGAGACATACTAAGAAGCATTGGGATTTTTAGAAAAAGCAGCCTTAACAAGTTGGTTAACAAGGGTTAAAGCATATGAGTCATAAGAAGATGCTAAAATAGAAGAGTAGTTTGGTTTAGGAATGGTCCCTAAAGTGGTAAAACGGTTAGCAATATCTATGGGGAAGGCAGgttttgttttaacaagttgtTTAGCAGTGTTTGTAGCAGGGTGTTTGTCTTTCGATCTCCTACTTGCCATTGCGGCACTGTAGAAATTCATGAGTAAGGAAATCAGGGATAGCGTTTTGTgatcctttaatatattcaatatcgaaatcaaaaacacttaaaatagctTGCCATCTAGCAAAAATATGTTTCgaaacaatattttcaacatctttttctaTAACATATTTAGCACATTTGCAATCAATTCGCAATAGAAACTTTTGGTTTAATAAATCactttgaaaatttgaaatacatagtactatagataaaatatcctttttaatagtactataatttaTTTGTGCATTATTCCAAACTCCAGAATAGAATCGAACAATTTGTTCGGTTAAGTCTGGTGAAACATATTGTTCCAGAATACCTCCATAACCAATGTCAGAGGCATcagtttcaacaattttgaaagcatTGATAGTAGGAATACCCAAACAAGGAAAAGTTTTAACATGAGACTTGATTTGTTTAACAAGGGAAGTATGAACATTTGACCAAGGTGGAGGGTTACTTTGTAACTGATCAAAAAGAGGTTTGCATTGTTTCCTTAAATCCTTGTAGCAATCAGCAATATAATTCAGTAACCCAAGAAATCTTTGGAGCTAGGTCTTATCAATAATGACGTCAGAGAATTTATCAGCAAATTGAATGGCTCCATCAATGGGACGAATTTGTCCTTCAGAAATATCATAACCAAGAAAACGTACTTTTGTTTGAAATAGTTTGATTTTCTTAGTAGAGACAACAAGGCCATTCTGTTTGATGGTTTCAAGAAACGAATACAAATGTTTCTAGTGCTCAACAATGGAGTTAGAATAAACAAGGACATCATCAATGTAAACAATAGTGAAATGACTGAATGAATTGAAGATatcattcataatattttggaACTCACTAGGGGCATTCTTGAGACCAAAAGGCATAACATTCCACTCATAATGTCCAAAAGGAGTGGTAAAAGTAGTTTTGTACTTATCATTCTCACTAATCTGGACTTGCCAAAATCCAAATTTCATATCAAATTTAGAGAATACAACCGCATCACTTAGCCTATGAACTAGGTCATTCTTATTAGGGATGGGATACCTAATCCATTCTAAGACCT
This genomic stretch from Quercus robur chromosome 4, dhQueRobu3.1, whole genome shotgun sequence harbors:
- the LOC126721825 gene encoding protein ALP1-like, with product MIREPDKDTPLEIRNSSRFNSYFKDCVGAIDGTHVRASVPIQIQGRFRGRKDGTTQNVLAAATFGLKFTYVLAGWEGSAHDSRVLNDALSRPRGLKIPEGKYYLGDAGYGVRKGIISPYRGVRYHLKEFSDNPPRNDKELFNLRHSSLRTSIERCFGVLKKRFRVLDAEPFWSFPTQVDVVLACCIIHNHIIGVDPLDSIMNNGLRGSPLANDSTSRRVQQSQREVQEENREWVQIRDDICRNMWEDYNAME
- the LOC126721429 gene encoding RING-H2 finger protein ATL68-like, encoding MSTSTPPSITPPTTTNYLTNLGLGYAIAITLGFLVLLSALLLSSYLCCRVSRSRRSQNHHNNINNNTNNINEEGIIVPRIIFVAEDEDEDQRDDENAVVGLDQNVINSYPKFQYTRSVGGNTNNTTCSICLCEYKEAEMLRMMPECRHYFHLLCIDAWLKLNGSCPVCRNSPLPTPLSTPLSEVVPLSQYAADRRRRR
- the LOC126721824 gene encoding uncharacterized protein At2g29880-like, with translation MGNKKDTQKVKDTKTNFRWSQPMQNLLLEILADEALHGNKQSNTFKHASYAKVAEAITEKFMTECTPKHVEHRFKTLKTNWNTIALLRNKKSGFGWNDDLKMITCDRTVYDEEVEAHPNHAQFLNKKIEMFDEMALVVGKDMATGGFSKGVGDIGVEALDDSPPLVDADVDDISKKKQVDPSHVASNETRSHRKRSHATMIEDVVYQDLSIQLGKVASAIEKISENQLNFGSLYEEVMKMDGFEENMLASAFDHLNGDEKQARSFMLKNDKLRRQWLQNFFDNYLNQF